The Girardinichthys multiradiatus isolate DD_20200921_A chromosome 6, DD_fGirMul_XY1, whole genome shotgun sequence genome window below encodes:
- the dnaaf6 gene encoding protein PIH1D3 isoform X1 yields MECLGGSSGQDLQALSALLSSQLEEEEDEDCNQNATGCAQLGPGHIGPPPKKDKEVSSAYIKTTSKDIWSEEEVVEGSQYDDLADPRPQPEYEIILKQNVGTQDLFLGLSRKDPSSMCCEAMLVKIKLPGTKATDVFLDTKEKFLDLRTPKYKLGLHLPHPIQSQEGKAQFFSDRQELEVTLLMKRPMDFINMQ; encoded by the exons atggAATGTCTCGGAGGATCATCTGGACAAGACTTACAGGCTCTGTCTGCGCTGCTGTCTTCTCagctggaggaagaggaggatgaagactGTAAT CAGAATGCAACAGGCTGTGCACAGCTTGGTCCAGGACATATTGGACCCCCACCCAAAAAAGATAAAGAAG TGTCTAGTGCCTACATAAAAACAACCAGTAAAGATATCTGGAGTGAGGAGGAGGTGGTTGAAGGCTCCCAGTATGATGATCTGGCTGACCCGCGACCACAACCTGA GTATGAAATTATCTTGAAGCAAAATGTGGGAACACAGGATTTGTTCCTGGGCTTAAGCCGGAAGGATCCATCTTCAATGTGCTGTGAAGCCATGCTG GTGAAAATAAAACTACCCGGCACAAAGGCAACAGATGTTTTCTTGGATACAAAAGAGAAGTTCCTGGATCTGCGGACACCAAAGTA taaactGGGCCTCCATCTACCCCATCCCATCCAGAGTCAAGAAGGCAAGGCTCAGTTCTTTAGCGACAGGCAGGAACTAGAGGTGACGCTACTGATGAAGAGACCCATGGACTTTATCAACATGCAGTAA
- the LOC124869649 gene encoding MICOS complex subunit MIC26-like, producing MLKVTGRTMPGAFSFLPFTVFAADGVGNGEKEAISPVNLEELSLYTAPPPPQNIRHAEPEAGQLEETVATVTKLAEPYAAWCQGTYAKIQPKVQRVVQFGNDTYAYLQNPPKDFYPRAGIIGLAGVIGLFLARGSRIKKVIYPAGLMTLSASLYYPEQAAAIAKSTGDSVYDAAVQSYAAMEKILKSQSK from the coding sequence ATGTTGAAGGTGACAGGTAGAACCATGCCGGGAGCCTTTAGTTTCCTGCCGTTCACCGTGTTTGCGGCTGATGGTGTCGGTAACGGAGAGAAAGAAGCCATATCTCCGGTAAACCTGGAGGAGCTGTCCCTGTACACCGCCCCTCCTCCGCCGCAGAATATCCGGCATGCGGAGCCAGAAGCGGGTCAGCTGGAGGAGACTGTCGCCACCGTGACGAAGTTAGCTGAGCCGTACGCGGCTTGGTGTCAGGGAACTTACGCTAAAATTCAACCCAAAGTTCAGAGGGTCGTCCAGTTCGGGAACGACACTTACGCCTACCTGCAGAACCCTCCCAAGGACTTCTACCCCAGGGCGGGAATCATCGGTTTGGCCGGAGTCATTGGGCTTTTTCTGGCCAGAGGATCGAGGATTAAGAAAGTCATCTACCCAGCGGGCTTAATGACCCTGAGCGCCTCCCTGTACTACCCGGAGCAGGCTGCGGCCATCGCCAAGTCCACCGGAGACTCCGTGTACGACGCCGCGGTGCAGAGCTACGCTGCTATGGAGAAGATCCTGAAGTctcaaagcaaataa
- the dnaaf6 gene encoding protein PIH1D3 isoform X2, giving the protein MECLGGSSGQDLQALSALLSSQLEEEEDEDCNNATGCAQLGPGHIGPPPKKDKEVSSAYIKTTSKDIWSEEEVVEGSQYDDLADPRPQPEYEIILKQNVGTQDLFLGLSRKDPSSMCCEAMLVKIKLPGTKATDVFLDTKEKFLDLRTPKYKLGLHLPHPIQSQEGKAQFFSDRQELEVTLLMKRPMDFINMQ; this is encoded by the exons atggAATGTCTCGGAGGATCATCTGGACAAGACTTACAGGCTCTGTCTGCGCTGCTGTCTTCTCagctggaggaagaggaggatgaagactGTAAT AATGCAACAGGCTGTGCACAGCTTGGTCCAGGACATATTGGACCCCCACCCAAAAAAGATAAAGAAG TGTCTAGTGCCTACATAAAAACAACCAGTAAAGATATCTGGAGTGAGGAGGAGGTGGTTGAAGGCTCCCAGTATGATGATCTGGCTGACCCGCGACCACAACCTGA GTATGAAATTATCTTGAAGCAAAATGTGGGAACACAGGATTTGTTCCTGGGCTTAAGCCGGAAGGATCCATCTTCAATGTGCTGTGAAGCCATGCTG GTGAAAATAAAACTACCCGGCACAAAGGCAACAGATGTTTTCTTGGATACAAAAGAGAAGTTCCTGGATCTGCGGACACCAAAGTA taaactGGGCCTCCATCTACCCCATCCCATCCAGAGTCAAGAAGGCAAGGCTCAGTTCTTTAGCGACAGGCAGGAACTAGAGGTGACGCTACTGATGAAGAGACCCATGGACTTTATCAACATGCAGTAA